Below is a genomic region from Sutterella megalosphaeroides.
AAGCCCGTCGCGCTCTGAGCCGACGGTACCGCGAATCCGTAATCACCACGAACCGAATACTTCAAAGGAATCCCCATGATCCGCAACGCTTTTGCCGCTCTCGGCGCGACCGCGCTCGCTCTTACGCTCGGCGCCGTCTCGCTCTCCGCCTCGGCCTCCGCCCCGACCGTGAAGCCCTACCACAAGGCGCTCACGGACTGTGCCGCCTGCCACACGCAGGAAAACGCCGTCGCCGGCAACCCCTTCGTCGTGCCGTCGGACAAGGCCTGCCTCGCCTGCCACGGCTCCTACAAGGACCTCGCGAAAAAGACCGAGAACCTGCCCGAGCCGAATCCGCACGCCTCGCACCACTACGGCGAGGGGATCGCCTGCACGGCCTGCCACAAGGAGCACGAACCTTCGAAGGTGTACTGCAACGAGTGCCACGAGTTCTCGTACAAGATCAAGTAACTCGCAAGCCTCTTGACGGGTGAAAGGGGCGCGCGAGCGTCCCTCACCCGAGCGGTTCGAGCCGCCCGACCGGACTCGAACCGCCCCGATTCGCTTCCGAACGGTCCGACCGCCGTTCGCAAGCCCGAACGCGCGGGTGGACCGTTTTTCGCGGTCGCTTTTGTTTCCGTTTCCGCTCCGCGCTTTCCTCTCCGAAAAAGGATATGACCATGAACGCATTCAAGACGACGGCCTTGGCCGCCGCTCTCGCCGCCTGCACCGCCGCGGGTGCCGCCACCGTCACGCTCGACGGGACTCGTCTGACGATCGAAGACGCCTGGGCCGTGGCCGAAGGCAAAGCCGACGTGGCGATCGCTCCCGAAGCCATGCGACTGCTCGAAGACTCGCACAAGCTCGTGATGGCCTCGGCCGCGAAGGGGCAGGCGGTCTACGGCCTCACCGTGGGCGTCGGTCTCAACAAGGACCAGAAGCTTTTTTCCGCCGACGGAACGCTCTCTCCCGAAGTGCTCGAAGCTTCGCGCGCGTTCAACTACAACGCGCTTCGCTCCCACTCCGCGGGTGCGGGCGACATGATGCCGACGAACCTCGCGCGCCTCTCGATGGTGATTCGCTTGAATACGCTACTCACCGGCAAATCGGGCGCTCAGGCGCGCGTCGCGGAACTCTACCGCGACCTCCTCAACAAGGGCGTCACTCCCCTCATCCCCTCGGAAGGGTCCGTGGGCGAAGCCGACATTCTGCTTGCCTCTCACGTCGGCGCCGTCATGATCGGCGAATGGAAGGCGGAAGTCGACGGCCGCGTCGTCTCCGGTAAGGAAGCGCTCTCGAAGGCGGGGATCGATCCCCTCGTCCCGGAAGGAAAGGACGCCTTGGCGATCCTCTCGAACAACTCCGTCGCCATGGCCTACGCGATCGACGCCGCCCGCAACGCGGCGCGCATCGTGCGCCTGACGCCGACGGTCTACGGGCTTTCGCTTGAGGGCTTGAACGGGAACGTCGCGCCGATTTTGCCGCAAACGATCGGCACGCGCCCCTTCGAAGGGCTCTCCGAAACGGCCGCCGACATGCGCGACGTGCTCACCGGGTCGTACCTCTGGAAGTCGGACGCAACGCGCCCGCTCCAGGATCCGCTCTCCTTCCGCGTGACGGTCTACGGTCTCAACGAAGCGCGTCGCGCGCTCACCGATCTGAACGCCCAGATTCTGGTGCAAATCAACAGCACGGACGACAACCCGTCGACCATTCTCAACGCGGACGAGGCGTACCGCGCCGAATCGACTCAAGTGGCGGGGTACTTTGTTGAAGGAAACGGCGTGAAGGGAGCGATTATCCCCTCGGGGAACTTCAATCCCTTGCCCGTCGCGCTCGCGCTCCAGCGCACGTCCCTTGCGATGGCGCACCTCTCGCACTACAGCGTGCAGCGCACCGTGCACCTTTCGTACGACCACTTCACGGGTCTCACGCGCTTCCTCTCCGACCCCGACAACAAGGGGCACGCGTTCGGTGCCATTCAGAAAGCGTTCATGGGGCTCCATGTCGACAACATGGCGCTCGCCCAGCCCGTGAGCCTTTACGGGATGCCCGTTGCGGGTGAAATCGAAGACACCTTCACGAATCTTCTCCAGGCCGCGAAGCGCCTCGGCTCGATCGACCGGAATCTCATGCAGATCTATTCGCTTGAGACGCTCCACGCCGCCCAGGCCGTCGATCTTCGTCGCAATCTGAAGACGAAGGACCTCACGCTCGGCACGAAGACGCAGGTCTTCTACGACGCGTACCGCAAGGCGGTTCCGTACGTGAAGTCGGATCGCATCTTCACCGACGACATCCGTCGCGGCGTTGAAGTGCTCGAAGCGTACGAGCCGTAATCGATCGACTCTTCAAGCCATAAAAACGAAACGACCTCGACGCCCGCAACGGGTTTCGAGGTCGTTTTTGCATGGTAATCGGACTCGGGCGGGACGCACCCGCCCGGTCGGCCGATCCGCTTAGAAGCGGTACTGGGCCTGGACGCCGAGAAGGAACGCGTCGAGCTTGCGGAACTTGCCGAGCTCCTGACCGTTCTCCTTGCTGTAGAGGGAGCGTTCGTGCACGCCGTGCAGGTGCGCGAAGGCGACGTCCGTCTGGAAGTCCTTCGTCCAGTTGAAGGTCGAGCCGACGGCGAACCACCAGCGGTCCGCGTCCGGAATGATCGCCGTACGGGTTTCGCGTTCCTGGATGGGCGAGGTTTCGTAAGCGATACCGCCGCGCAGCGTCCAGAAGGAGTTGACGCGGACGTCGCCGCCCACGGCGTAGAGGTACGTGTCGCGCCAGTTGTTGCGGATGTAGCTCATGCCTTCGACCATCTGGCCGACCACGGCACCGACACCAGGCTTCGCTTCGTCAGGCAGTTGGCTGATGCCATGCTGGATGGCGCCTTCAAGAGCGGACGTGTCGACCTTGAGCGATTCGAAGCTCGACCAGTCGGTCCAGCGGAACGTGGCGTAGAGGCTCAGCCAGCTGTTGACGTCCCAGGCCGCGCTCATCATGGCCCAGGCGGGAGCCGAGACGACGGCGCCCGAATCGTACGTACCGTTGAAGAGGTTAAGCGGAACCTGAGCCACATGGCCGTTGCCGAGGTCGGCGCTGAGAGGCGCAAGACCGTCGATCGTCAGATCGCCTTCGGCCTTGTGCTGGATCTGCGAACGGTAGGAAAGACCGAGGCGAACGTTTTCAACCGGCATGAAGAGGATGCCGGCGTTCCAGCCCCAGGCCGTGCTCGTCGCTTCGAGCTGACCGTGAACGTTCGTCGTGCCGGTGCCCGTCGGAGCCGTGCCGCCCATGCCGAGCGACGCGTCGACGTACTGGAACGAAACGCCCGCGCCGAGGCGAACCTTGTCCGTCACCTTCCAAGCGACGCTCGGGTTGAAGTCGAACACCATGATTTCGGCGTCCGTGCCGTGATCCTTGTGGGCCCAGTTGCGGTCGTATTCGGTCGACATGCCGAAGGGAACCGTGAAGGAGAAGCCCACCCAGGTCGTGTCGTTCACCTGGTGCGAGATGTAGGCGTGCGGAACGAGTTCGGGCGCCTTGCGGCCGTTTTCGGTCGTGCCGTCGTTGCCGGCGTAGTCGAGGTTGAGACCCACGCCGACGAAGCCCAACTGGGCGGCGGTGCCCGGGGTGAGCGTCATGCTCGCGGGGTTGTAGTAGACGCCCGAGACGTCGGAGCCGTCGACGCCCGCACCGGCGTAGGCACGGCCGAGGCCGAGGGCGGACTGTTCGGTAAGCTGGAAGCCGCCGGCATTGGCCGCGGACGCGAAAAGGGACGCAACGGCAGCCGCGGCCGCAGCGATCTTGAAGGAGGTGTTCTTCACGATGTCTGTTCCTTGCTTCGGACCCTTCGGGTTCTCGAAGACGGGTTCTGCTCAGTGAGCTTGTTTGTGCTTTTTTGCTTGTTTTCGGTCGGCGATCTGCCTCGGAAGGACGCTCGCCGACGTGCGGAGGGAGAGGATACCGAAGCTCGGAGGAAAGGTCTAGCGGTAAACCCTTAAGGTGAGGCGAGAAAACAACCCGCAGCGATGCGACGGATGAGGTCGGATGAGGTGCGACTACCCCTCCGACGACCTGTGACATTTTGTCAATGTCATTGAAAAACGTGAAATTTTAAGGTGCCTTCGCAGGGCGTTCGGAGCATCGTGTTCGCGAGGGATACCTTATCCGTGCTAATCCGAAAAAGATGGAGGCGGGCGTGCTCTCAAGCGGCTTAAGCGACCCGGCCCGGCGAAGAAAAAGGGCCGCCCGAGCGTTCGGGCGACCCTTCGAAAGTTTGCGAGCCCGAAGTGCTTCGGGCTCGGAGGGCGTCAGTGCGCCTCTTTGTGCATGAGGTCGATCTTGGCCATCACGA
It encodes:
- a CDS encoding HAL/PAL/TAL family ammonia-lyase; translation: MNAFKTTALAAALAACTAAGAATVTLDGTRLTIEDAWAVAEGKADVAIAPEAMRLLEDSHKLVMASAAKGQAVYGLTVGVGLNKDQKLFSADGTLSPEVLEASRAFNYNALRSHSAGAGDMMPTNLARLSMVIRLNTLLTGKSGAQARVAELYRDLLNKGVTPLIPSEGSVGEADILLASHVGAVMIGEWKAEVDGRVVSGKEALSKAGIDPLVPEGKDALAILSNNSVAMAYAIDAARNAARIVRLTPTVYGLSLEGLNGNVAPILPQTIGTRPFEGLSETAADMRDVLTGSYLWKSDATRPLQDPLSFRVTVYGLNEARRALTDLNAQILVQINSTDDNPSTILNADEAYRAESTQVAGYFVEGNGVKGAIIPSGNFNPLPVALALQRTSLAMAHLSHYSVQRTVHLSYDHFTGLTRFLSDPDNKGHAFGAIQKAFMGLHVDNMALAQPVSLYGMPVAGEIEDTFTNLLQAAKRLGSIDRNLMQIYSLETLHAAQAVDLRRNLKTKDLTLGTKTQVFYDAYRKAVPYVKSDRIFTDDIRRGVEVLEAYEP
- a CDS encoding OmpP1/FadL family transporter — encoded protein: MKNTSFKIAAAAAAVASLFASAANAGGFQLTEQSALGLGRAYAGAGVDGSDVSGVYYNPASMTLTPGTAAQLGFVGVGLNLDYAGNDGTTENGRKAPELVPHAYISHQVNDTTWVGFSFTVPFGMSTEYDRNWAHKDHGTDAEIMVFDFNPSVAWKVTDKVRLGAGVSFQYVDASLGMGGTAPTGTGTTNVHGQLEATSTAWGWNAGILFMPVENVRLGLSYRSQIQHKAEGDLTIDGLAPLSADLGNGHVAQVPLNLFNGTYDSGAVVSAPAWAMMSAAWDVNSWLSLYATFRWTDWSSFESLKVDTSALEGAIQHGISQLPDEAKPGVGAVVGQMVEGMSYIRNNWRDTYLYAVGGDVRVNSFWTLRGGIAYETSPIQERETRTAIIPDADRWWFAVGSTFNWTKDFQTDVAFAHLHGVHERSLYSKENGQELGKFRKLDAFLLGVQAQYRF
- a CDS encoding cytochrome c3 family protein gives rise to the protein MIRNAFAALGATALALTLGAVSLSASASAPTVKPYHKALTDCAACHTQENAVAGNPFVVPSDKACLACHGSYKDLAKKTENLPEPNPHASHHYGEGIACTACHKEHEPSKVYCNECHEFSYKIK